A genomic segment from Oncorhynchus clarkii lewisi isolate Uvic-CL-2024 chromosome 14, UVic_Ocla_1.0, whole genome shotgun sequence encodes:
- the LOC139366173 gene encoding carnosine synthase 1-like isoform X2 encodes MLSLSSLPTTVVPSLSSPGGCATGGPRVWSSNQEVALFQTLQEALREIDLPETQDLPQGMSHSELCVCVLGSPLPYLSLLLEAGQRSPGDALLCLSPSWLSHSSPSLLVHKAVTFDLGGRTFLSNFNPPRKVTYFLSCDPWAEEEVTRETDCPSGGSGALCRFWGDVLTTRVLLQKAKIHCPPTLALLLPPGQMGLEEGRTGGVEVVHLEKGVEGGMNSVRNKVDSFLESEDMKGSESVVLRRSGGTFVGEATSPPVYLSRNNRDEVWAKVGYLLPQLLPGEAVLLEAYCSPLKPGPRVEDRTWEQYTDCRPQVPDLSFRLCAIVSRSPLDLPLLYKLVCRVGVSDTPLSHSHSLSQSLETTLLECGFTDPTMATSLHRLATDTALSCLRVVMETESSMSAELRGGEGAQTDMIGVDLLFTMDGYIISPVVLGLHPSLCLHSSFPEQGMGLEGCDSGIEGWSRGTLLLTPLLRSQYYLMQEKTVLVVGAGGHSKKFIWGAAKKYKLKILLVDCDPAHFASLLVDHFLPLPDLPDHRRDDQHCSRICDWLLSSGLRPDGCVCFWDDCVVLTSLVCDRLGLRGPPPEAIRIAKEKSRTHRHLLGLRKSTGTNLTSVEQPSGQADGLVEFREGERRGRQQNGMVNGMVNMEGDSMRAMADFDRGDLFNEAMGKPDTTAPTSSSASASSSFSLSFCTFRPSTPLLSPSPSSYAVPCIHVESALDLEKAASGGEEGPGGASVGVVRFPAVMKLEYGAGAVGVRKVGSLEESLAHFERIGGDLREETDYPGIGLGWGNAMTLMEYVGGTEHDVDVVLFEGRLEGAFVSDNGPTRAPAFTETASQMPSGLAPDKRAQLIRAAHHACLGCGLQDGVFNVELKMTEVGPRLIEINARMGGFYLRDWIQQLYGVDILMAAFMVSCGVRPCLPSATALPARGHFAGVMVVVSQHLQALRSTASPERLRGLHQDGALWLNELAEEDELISGEYEEPFCNVGVRDAHNAANARQRLLALCQGLGLHCPPRYDLGYFLSHFN; translated from the exons GAGATGCTCTCCTGTGTCTTTCTCCTTCCTggctctctcactcctccccctccctcctggtCCACAAGGCTGTCACCTTTGACTTGGGAGGCCGCACTTTCCTCTCCAACTTCAACCCCCCTCGCAAGGTCACCTACTTCCTGTCATGTGACCCTTGGGCTGAGGAGGAAGTGACCCGGGAGACAGACTGCCCAAGCGGAGGTTCCGGCGCACTGTGTCGATTCTGGGGGGATGTTCTGACCACCAGGGTTCTGCTGCAAAAGGCCAAGATCCACTGCCCCCCGACGCTGGCCTTACTGTTGCCCCCGGGACAGATGGGACTGGAGGAGGGCAGGACAGGAGGGGTGGAGGTGGTGCACCTAGaaaagggggtggagggagggatgaactCCGTACGAAACAAGGTGGACTCTTTCCTGGAGTCTGAGGATATGAAGGGATCTGAGAGT GTGGTGCTCAGGCGCAGTGGTGGGACGTTCGTGGGCGAGGCAACCTCACCCCCTGTCTACCTGTCCAGGAACAACAGGGATGAGGTCTGGGCCAAGGTAGGTTATCTCCTGCCCCAGCTCCTCCCTGGAGAGGCAGTGCTGCTGGAGGCCTACTGCTCCCCACTGAAGCCTGGGCCGCGGGTAGAGGACCGCACCTGGGAACAGTACACCG actgcagGCCTCAGGTTCCAGACCTGTCCTTCAGACTGTGTGCCATCGTAAGTCGCTCACCTCTGGACCTGCCTCTCCTCTACAAg tTGGTGTGTAGAGTGGGTGTGTCCGACACCCCCCTCTCTCACAGCCACTCCCTCTCTCAGTCCTTGGAGACCACCCTATTAGAGTGCGGTTTCACTGACCCTACCATGGCAACTTCTCTCCATCGCTTAGCAACGGACACCGCCCTGTCCTGCCTTCGTGTTGTCATGGAAACAGAGTCAAGCATGTCCGCGGAACTGCGTGGTGGAGAGGGCGCCCAGACCGACAtgatag gCGTAGACCTCCTCTTCACCATGGATGGTTACATCATCAGCCCTGTTGTCCTtggcctccacccctccctctgtctccactcctccttcCCGGAgcaagggatggggctggagggaTGTGACAGTGGGATAGAGGGGTGGAGTAGGGgcaccctcctcctcacccccctcctccgCTCCCAGTACTACCTGATGCAGGAGAAGACTGTGCTGGTGGTGGGAGCTGGAGGACACAGTAAAAAGTTCATTTGGGGAGCAGCCAAAAAGTACAAACTCAAG ATCCTGCTTGTGGACTGTGACCCCGCCCACTTCGCCTCCCTGCTGGTCGACCACTTCCTGCCCCTGCCAGACCTGCCCGACCACCGCCGTGACGACCAGCACTGCTCCCGCATTTGTGATTGGCTGTTGTCCTCTGGGCTCCGCCCTGATGGCTGCGTGTGTTTCTGGGATGACTGCGTGGTGCTGACGTCTCTGGTCTGTGATAGGCTGGGGCTCAGGGGGCCTCCTCCAGAGGCCATCCGCATCGCGAAGGAGAAGAGCCGCACCCACAGGCACCTCCTGGGCTTACGGAAGTCTACTGGGACTAACCTGACCAGTGTTGAGCAACCCTCCGGTCAGGCGGATGGCCTGGTTGAGTTtagagaaggtgagaggagaggaagacagcagAACGGTATGGTCAACGGCATGGTGAACATGGAAGGGGATAGCATGAGAGCTATGGCCGATTTTGACAGGGGGGATCTCTTCAATGAGGCAATGGGCAAACCCGACACTACCGCCCCTACCTCTTCATCTGCCTCAGCCTCCTCGTCCTTCTCACTGTCCTTCTGCACTTTCCggccctccactcccctcctttctccctccccttcttcctaTGCTGTTCCCTGTATCCATGTGGAGAGCGCCCTGGATCTGGAGAAGGCAGCcagtgggggggaggaggggcCTGGTGGGGCCAGTGTAGGGGTGGTGAGGTTCCCTGCCGTCATGAAGCTGGAGTATGGGGCCGGGGCGGTGGGCGTGAGGAAGGTGGGCTCTCTGGAGGAAAGCCTGGCACACTTTGAGAGGATCGGAGGGGACCTCCGCGAGGAGACAGACTACCCTGGCATTGGCCTGGGCTGGGGCAACGCCATGACCCTCATGGAGTACGTGGGAGGCACAGAGCACGACGTGGATGTGGTCCTGTTTGAGGGGCGACTGGAGGGCGCTTTCGTGTCCGACAATGGCCCCACCCGTGCTCCGGCTTTCACCGAGACGGCCTCCCAGATGCCCTCGGGACTGGCGCCGGACAAGCGTGCTCAGCTGATTCGCGCGGCGCACCACGCCTGCCTGGGCTGCGGCCTGCAAGACGGCGTGTTCAATGTTGAGCTGAAGATGACCGAGGTGGGCCCGAGGCTCATCGAGATTAACGCCCGCATGGGCGGCTTCTACCTGCGCGACTGGATCCAACAGCTGTACGGCGTGGACATCCTGATGGCCGCCTTCATGGTGTCCTGTGGGGTGCGTCCGTGCCTGCCCTCGGCCACAGCGCTCCCAGCCAGAGGCCACTTTGCTGGGGTGATGGTTGTGGTGTCCCAGCACCTCCAGGCCCTGAGAAGCACAGCCAGCCCTGAGCGCCTGCGAGGGCTGCACCAGGACGGGGCGCTGTGGCTGAACGAGCTGGCTGAGGAGGATGAATTGATCTCTGGGGAGTACGAGGAGCCCTTCTGTAATGTCGGGGTGAGAGACGCCCACAACGCCGCCAACGCTCGCCAGCGCCTCCTCGCCCTCTGCCAGGGGCTAGGCCTGCACTGTCCTCCACGCTACGACCTGGGGTACTTCCTGTCCCACTTCAATTAG